A genomic segment from Lutzomyia longipalpis isolate SR_M1_2022 chromosome 3, ASM2433408v1 encodes:
- the LOC129794071 gene encoding epidermal growth factor receptor substrate 15-like 1 isoform X4, giving the protein MNEPINLAKVAGKYGAIYEAYYNKANPKGTPGIGAMEAATFLKKSTLSDVVLSRIWDLSDPQGRGFLDKNGFYTALKLVALAQEGETIAMKNIYMETRNPPKVGDIPKIPPQVPPPAASMLNPGSVEWAMSAVDEAKYKKTFNSLHPENGLLPGNKVKGVLLESKLPMDTLGKIWDLADQDKDGSLDVYEFSVAMHLVYHALQKRHIPAALPKALQKNAIKSTPAPPTPPEEPELFAEFPTDLAPPPAVPAQIIPQVPVALSNLNLLSDEPPKVPEVDWVITVEEKRNFDMIFKRSDLDNDDLVSGLEIKDIFLQSGVSQACLAHIWALCDTKQTGKLNSEQFALALWLVERKKKGIDPPSVLPPNMVPPSMRGAEAVEAPAMVPSKTPEPTYSNPELKMMAEEIEKIVTERRALEREMSQRAADIVIKTGEIRSLQKEMDTLTATLKQLEHQKVEAQKRLNDLQDQVKKINEQCVKQEETIKEQEAEVNARRSQLQSLKDEEMNLSKEYDQNTKELEGLTLQLQDTQLQISQMKAMITQLQESQRQMRDALDSCNSAIESGDPDIVSDYYLKLNPDFREVREQMETESKPKESPPVSTSYSFDNKFEDDPFKPKTDDSWGDHPSGFDDSFDTPFNGQSKGHSDAFGDAFGGTGNTNSAPTAGSETKDKFDEDPFAILHAPTTGGAPNLHTNIAPSSQMAYRSTSPIPALPPKKSKQPPPRPAPPKSIQFF; this is encoded by the exons ATGAATGAGCCAATTAATTTGGCAAAG GTTGCTGGGAAGTATGGGGCAATCTATGAGGCATACTACAACAAAGCCAACCCCAAGGGAACACCCGGAATTGGGGCCATGGAAGCTGCGACCTTCCTCAAGAAATCCACCCTCAGTGACGTTGTCCTGAGTCGA ATATGGGACTTGTCGGATCCCCAGGGGAGGGGCTTTCTCGATAAGAATGGCTTCTACACAGCCCTGAAGCTCGTTGCCCTTGCTCAGGAGGGTGAAACGATTGCAATGAAGAACATTTACATGGAAACACGGAATCCTCCGAAAGTTGGTGACATCCCCAAGATCCCACCGCAGGTGCCTCCACCGGCAGCCTCAATGCTCAATCCTGGATCCGTCGAGTGGGCCATGAGTGCCGTGGATGAGGCAAAATACAAGAAAACCTTCAATTCCCTTCATCCGGAGAATGGCCTTCTGCCGGGGAATAAGGTCAAGGGTGTTCTCTTGGAGTCAAAACTCCCCATGGATACACTCGGCAAGATCTGGGATCTAGCGGATCAGGACAAGGATGGGAGTTTGGATGTCTACGAATTCAGTGTG GCGATGCACCTTGTTTACCACGCTCTGCAGAAGCGTCACATTCCAGCTGCACTTCCAAAGGCTCTCCAGAAGAATGCCATAAAGTCCACACCGGCTCCACCCACACCACCCGAGGAGCCGGAACTCTTTGCGGAATTCCCCACGGATCTTGCTCCACCACCGGCAGTGCCAGCGCAGATCATTCCACAGGTCCCCGTGGCTCTGTCAAATCTCAATTTGCTTTCGGATGAGCCACCAAAGGTGCCGGAAGTGGATTGGGTGATTACGGTGGAGGAGAAGAGGAATTTCGATATGATTTTCAAGCGGAGCGACTTGGACAACGATGATTTGGTGTCTGGACTTGAGATTAAGGATATTTTCCTGCAGTCGGGTGTGTCTCAGGCCTGTCTGGCCCACATTTGGGCACTGTGTGATACAAAGCAGACGGGTAAGCTGAATTCGGAGCAATTTGCCCTGGCTCTGTGGCTGGTGGAGCGGAAAAAGAAGGGTATCGATCCACCGAGTGTGCTCCCACCCAATATGGTGCCGCCGAGTATGAGGGGGGCAGAAGCCGTGGAAGCCCCGGCGATGGTGCCGTCAAAAACCCCGGAGCCGACTTACTCAAATCCCGAACTGAAGATGATGGCGGAGGAGATTGAGAAGATTGTTACGGAACGGCGGGCCCTTGAGCGGGAGATGTCTCAGCGGGCAGCGGATATTGTGATTAAGACGGGTGAGATAAGGAGTCTGCAGAAGGAGATGGACACTTTAACGGCAACACTGAAGCAGCTGGAGCACCAGAAGGTGGAAGCTCAGAAGCGCCTCAATGATTTGCAGGATCAAGTGAAGAAGATTAATGAGCAGTGCGTGAAGCAGGAGGAAACGATTAAGGAGCAGGAAGCTGAGGTGAATGCACGACGGTCACAGTTGCAGAGCCTCAAGGATGAGGAGATGAATCTGTCGAAGGAGTATGACCAAAATACCAAAGAACTCGAGGGTTTAACCCTCCAACTCCAGGATACTCAATTGCAAATCAGTCAGATGAAGGCAATGATTACGCAGCTGCAGGAGAGTCAGCGACAGATGCGAGATGCCCTTGATTCCTGCAATTCTGCCATTGAGTCTGGGGATCCGGATATTGTGTCTGATTACTATCTCAAACTCAATCCGGACTTCCGTGAGGTTAGGGAGCAAATGGAGACAGAGAGTAAGCCCAAGGAGTCCCCGCCGGTTTCCACATCATACTCATTTGATAACAAATTCGAAGATg ATCCCTTCAAACCCAAGACGGATGATTCTTGGGGCGATCATCCATCAGGATTCGATGATAGCTTCGATACACCCTTTAATGGGCAATCAAAGGGGCATAGTGACGCCTTTGGGGATGCCTTCGGCGGGACAGGAAACACAAATTCAGCCCCAACGGCGGGAAGTGAGACGAAAGATAAATTCGACGAGGATCCTTTTGCAATTCTGCACGCACCCACGACGGGTGGGGCACCGAATTTGCACACAAACATTGCACCAAGCTCACAAATGGCATACAGATCAACTTCACCCATTCCAGCGCTGCCACCTAAGAAGTCAAAGCAGCCACCACCGAGACCAGCACCACCTAAATCAATTCAG TTCTTTTAG
- the LOC129794071 gene encoding epidermal growth factor receptor substrate 15-like 1 isoform X2: MNEPINLAKVAGKYGAIYEAYYNKANPKGTPGIGAMEAATFLKKSTLSDVVLSRIWDLSDPQGRGFLDKNGFYTALKLVALAQEGETIAMKNIYMETRNPPKVGDIPKIPPQVPPPAASMLNPGSVEWAMSAVDEAKYKKTFNSLHPENGLLPGNKVKGVLLESKLPMDTLGKIWDLADQDKDGSLDVYEFSVAMHLVYHALQKRHIPAALPKALQKNAIKSTPAPPTPPEEPELFAEFPTDLAPPPAVPAQIIPQVPVALSNLNLLSDEPPKVPEVDWVITVEEKRNFDMIFKRSDLDNDDLVSGLEIKDIFLQSGVSQACLAHIWALCDTKQTGKLNSEQFALALWLVERKKKGIDPPSVLPPNMVPPSMRGAEAVEAPAMVPSKTPEPTYSNPELKMMAEEIEKIVTERRALEREMSQRAADIVIKTGEIRSLQKEMDTLTATLKQLEHQKVEAQKRLNDLQDQVKKINEQCVKQEETIKEQEAEVNARRSQLQSLKDEEMNLSKEYDQNTKELEGLTLQLQDTQLQISQMKAMITQLQESQRQMRDALDSCNSAIESGDPDIVSDYYLKLNPDFREVREQMETESKPKESPPVSTSYSFDNKFEDDPFKPKTDDSWGDHPSGFDDSFDTPFNGQSKGHSDAFGDAFGGTGNTNSAPTAGSETKDKFDEDPFAILHAPTTGGAPNLHTNIAPSSQMAYRSTSPIPALPPKKSKQPPPRPAPPKSIQTKVKQFESESNDFANFADFNKFF; this comes from the exons ATGAATGAGCCAATTAATTTGGCAAAG GTTGCTGGGAAGTATGGGGCAATCTATGAGGCATACTACAACAAAGCCAACCCCAAGGGAACACCCGGAATTGGGGCCATGGAAGCTGCGACCTTCCTCAAGAAATCCACCCTCAGTGACGTTGTCCTGAGTCGA ATATGGGACTTGTCGGATCCCCAGGGGAGGGGCTTTCTCGATAAGAATGGCTTCTACACAGCCCTGAAGCTCGTTGCCCTTGCTCAGGAGGGTGAAACGATTGCAATGAAGAACATTTACATGGAAACACGGAATCCTCCGAAAGTTGGTGACATCCCCAAGATCCCACCGCAGGTGCCTCCACCGGCAGCCTCAATGCTCAATCCTGGATCCGTCGAGTGGGCCATGAGTGCCGTGGATGAGGCAAAATACAAGAAAACCTTCAATTCCCTTCATCCGGAGAATGGCCTTCTGCCGGGGAATAAGGTCAAGGGTGTTCTCTTGGAGTCAAAACTCCCCATGGATACACTCGGCAAGATCTGGGATCTAGCGGATCAGGACAAGGATGGGAGTTTGGATGTCTACGAATTCAGTGTG GCGATGCACCTTGTTTACCACGCTCTGCAGAAGCGTCACATTCCAGCTGCACTTCCAAAGGCTCTCCAGAAGAATGCCATAAAGTCCACACCGGCTCCACCCACACCACCCGAGGAGCCGGAACTCTTTGCGGAATTCCCCACGGATCTTGCTCCACCACCGGCAGTGCCAGCGCAGATCATTCCACAGGTCCCCGTGGCTCTGTCAAATCTCAATTTGCTTTCGGATGAGCCACCAAAGGTGCCGGAAGTGGATTGGGTGATTACGGTGGAGGAGAAGAGGAATTTCGATATGATTTTCAAGCGGAGCGACTTGGACAACGATGATTTGGTGTCTGGACTTGAGATTAAGGATATTTTCCTGCAGTCGGGTGTGTCTCAGGCCTGTCTGGCCCACATTTGGGCACTGTGTGATACAAAGCAGACGGGTAAGCTGAATTCGGAGCAATTTGCCCTGGCTCTGTGGCTGGTGGAGCGGAAAAAGAAGGGTATCGATCCACCGAGTGTGCTCCCACCCAATATGGTGCCGCCGAGTATGAGGGGGGCAGAAGCCGTGGAAGCCCCGGCGATGGTGCCGTCAAAAACCCCGGAGCCGACTTACTCAAATCCCGAACTGAAGATGATGGCGGAGGAGATTGAGAAGATTGTTACGGAACGGCGGGCCCTTGAGCGGGAGATGTCTCAGCGGGCAGCGGATATTGTGATTAAGACGGGTGAGATAAGGAGTCTGCAGAAGGAGATGGACACTTTAACGGCAACACTGAAGCAGCTGGAGCACCAGAAGGTGGAAGCTCAGAAGCGCCTCAATGATTTGCAGGATCAAGTGAAGAAGATTAATGAGCAGTGCGTGAAGCAGGAGGAAACGATTAAGGAGCAGGAAGCTGAGGTGAATGCACGACGGTCACAGTTGCAGAGCCTCAAGGATGAGGAGATGAATCTGTCGAAGGAGTATGACCAAAATACCAAAGAACTCGAGGGTTTAACCCTCCAACTCCAGGATACTCAATTGCAAATCAGTCAGATGAAGGCAATGATTACGCAGCTGCAGGAGAGTCAGCGACAGATGCGAGATGCCCTTGATTCCTGCAATTCTGCCATTGAGTCTGGGGATCCGGATATTGTGTCTGATTACTATCTCAAACTCAATCCGGACTTCCGTGAGGTTAGGGAGCAAATGGAGACAGAGAGTAAGCCCAAGGAGTCCCCGCCGGTTTCCACATCATACTCATTTGATAACAAATTCGAAGATg ATCCCTTCAAACCCAAGACGGATGATTCTTGGGGCGATCATCCATCAGGATTCGATGATAGCTTCGATACACCCTTTAATGGGCAATCAAAGGGGCATAGTGACGCCTTTGGGGATGCCTTCGGCGGGACAGGAAACACAAATTCAGCCCCAACGGCGGGAAGTGAGACGAAAGATAAATTCGACGAGGATCCTTTTGCAATTCTGCACGCACCCACGACGGGTGGGGCACCGAATTTGCACACAAACATTGCACCAAGCTCACAAATGGCATACAGATCAACTTCACCCATTCCAGCGCTGCCACCTAAGAAGTCAAAGCAGCCACCACCGAGACCAGCACCACCTAAATCAATTCAG ACTAAAGTGAAACAATTCGAGTCAGAATCAAATGATTTCGCGAATTTCGCTGACTTCAATAag TTCTTTTAG
- the LOC129794071 gene encoding epidermal growth factor receptor substrate 15-like 1 isoform X3, which produces MNEPINLAKVAGKYGAIYEAYYNKANPKGTPGIGAMEAATFLKKSTLSDVVLSRIWDLSDPQGRGFLDKNGFYTALKLVALAQEGETIAMKNIYMETRNPPKVGDIPKIPPQVPPPAASMLNPGSVEWAMSAVDEAKYKKTFNSLHPENGLLPGNKVKGVLLESKLPMDTLGKIWDLADQDKDGSLDVYEFSVAMHLVYHALQKRHIPAALPKALQKNAIKSTPAPPTPPEEPELFAEFPTDLAPPPAVPAQIIPQVPVALSNLNLLSDEPPKVPEVDWVITVEEKRNFDMIFKRSDLDNDDLVSGLEIKDIFLQSGVSQACLAHIWALCDTKQTGKLNSEQFALALWLVERKKKGIDPPSVLPPNMVPPSMRGAEAVEAPAMVPSKTPEPTYSNPELKMMAEEIEKIVTERRALEREMSQRAADIVIKTGEIRSLQKEMDTLTATLKQLEHQKVEAQKRLNDLQDQVKKINEQCVKQEETIKEQEAEVNARRSQLQSLKDEEMNLSKEYDQNTKELEGLTLQLQDTQLQISQMKAMITQLQESQRQMRDALDSCNSAIESGDPDIVSDYYLKLNPDFREVREQMETESKPKESPPVSTSYSFDNKFEDDPFKPKTDDSWGDHPSGFDDSFDTPFNGQSKGHSDAFGDAFGGTGNTNSAPTAGSETKDKFDEDPFAILHAPTTGGAPNLHTNIAPSSQMAYRSTSPIPALPPKKSKQPPPRPAPPKSIQTKVKQFESESNDFANFADFNK; this is translated from the exons ATGAATGAGCCAATTAATTTGGCAAAG GTTGCTGGGAAGTATGGGGCAATCTATGAGGCATACTACAACAAAGCCAACCCCAAGGGAACACCCGGAATTGGGGCCATGGAAGCTGCGACCTTCCTCAAGAAATCCACCCTCAGTGACGTTGTCCTGAGTCGA ATATGGGACTTGTCGGATCCCCAGGGGAGGGGCTTTCTCGATAAGAATGGCTTCTACACAGCCCTGAAGCTCGTTGCCCTTGCTCAGGAGGGTGAAACGATTGCAATGAAGAACATTTACATGGAAACACGGAATCCTCCGAAAGTTGGTGACATCCCCAAGATCCCACCGCAGGTGCCTCCACCGGCAGCCTCAATGCTCAATCCTGGATCCGTCGAGTGGGCCATGAGTGCCGTGGATGAGGCAAAATACAAGAAAACCTTCAATTCCCTTCATCCGGAGAATGGCCTTCTGCCGGGGAATAAGGTCAAGGGTGTTCTCTTGGAGTCAAAACTCCCCATGGATACACTCGGCAAGATCTGGGATCTAGCGGATCAGGACAAGGATGGGAGTTTGGATGTCTACGAATTCAGTGTG GCGATGCACCTTGTTTACCACGCTCTGCAGAAGCGTCACATTCCAGCTGCACTTCCAAAGGCTCTCCAGAAGAATGCCATAAAGTCCACACCGGCTCCACCCACACCACCCGAGGAGCCGGAACTCTTTGCGGAATTCCCCACGGATCTTGCTCCACCACCGGCAGTGCCAGCGCAGATCATTCCACAGGTCCCCGTGGCTCTGTCAAATCTCAATTTGCTTTCGGATGAGCCACCAAAGGTGCCGGAAGTGGATTGGGTGATTACGGTGGAGGAGAAGAGGAATTTCGATATGATTTTCAAGCGGAGCGACTTGGACAACGATGATTTGGTGTCTGGACTTGAGATTAAGGATATTTTCCTGCAGTCGGGTGTGTCTCAGGCCTGTCTGGCCCACATTTGGGCACTGTGTGATACAAAGCAGACGGGTAAGCTGAATTCGGAGCAATTTGCCCTGGCTCTGTGGCTGGTGGAGCGGAAAAAGAAGGGTATCGATCCACCGAGTGTGCTCCCACCCAATATGGTGCCGCCGAGTATGAGGGGGGCAGAAGCCGTGGAAGCCCCGGCGATGGTGCCGTCAAAAACCCCGGAGCCGACTTACTCAAATCCCGAACTGAAGATGATGGCGGAGGAGATTGAGAAGATTGTTACGGAACGGCGGGCCCTTGAGCGGGAGATGTCTCAGCGGGCAGCGGATATTGTGATTAAGACGGGTGAGATAAGGAGTCTGCAGAAGGAGATGGACACTTTAACGGCAACACTGAAGCAGCTGGAGCACCAGAAGGTGGAAGCTCAGAAGCGCCTCAATGATTTGCAGGATCAAGTGAAGAAGATTAATGAGCAGTGCGTGAAGCAGGAGGAAACGATTAAGGAGCAGGAAGCTGAGGTGAATGCACGACGGTCACAGTTGCAGAGCCTCAAGGATGAGGAGATGAATCTGTCGAAGGAGTATGACCAAAATACCAAAGAACTCGAGGGTTTAACCCTCCAACTCCAGGATACTCAATTGCAAATCAGTCAGATGAAGGCAATGATTACGCAGCTGCAGGAGAGTCAGCGACAGATGCGAGATGCCCTTGATTCCTGCAATTCTGCCATTGAGTCTGGGGATCCGGATATTGTGTCTGATTACTATCTCAAACTCAATCCGGACTTCCGTGAGGTTAGGGAGCAAATGGAGACAGAGAGTAAGCCCAAGGAGTCCCCGCCGGTTTCCACATCATACTCATTTGATAACAAATTCGAAGATg ATCCCTTCAAACCCAAGACGGATGATTCTTGGGGCGATCATCCATCAGGATTCGATGATAGCTTCGATACACCCTTTAATGGGCAATCAAAGGGGCATAGTGACGCCTTTGGGGATGCCTTCGGCGGGACAGGAAACACAAATTCAGCCCCAACGGCGGGAAGTGAGACGAAAGATAAATTCGACGAGGATCCTTTTGCAATTCTGCACGCACCCACGACGGGTGGGGCACCGAATTTGCACACAAACATTGCACCAAGCTCACAAATGGCATACAGATCAACTTCACCCATTCCAGCGCTGCCACCTAAGAAGTCAAAGCAGCCACCACCGAGACCAGCACCACCTAAATCAATTCAG ACTAAAGTGAAACAATTCGAGTCAGAATCAAATGATTTCGCGAATTTCGCTGACTTCAATAag TGA
- the LOC129794071 gene encoding epidermal growth factor receptor substrate 15-like 1 isoform X1 produces the protein MNEPINLAKVAGKYGAIYEAYYNKANPKGTPGIGAMEAATFLKKSTLSDVVLSRIWDLSDPQGRGFLDKNGFYTALKLVALAQEGETIAMKNIYMETRNPPKVGDIPKIPPQVPPPAASMLNPGSVEWAMSAVDEAKYKKTFNSLHPENGLLPGNKVKGVLLESKLPMDTLGKIWDLADQDKDGSLDVYEFSVAMHLVYHALQKRHIPAALPKALQKNAIKSTPAPPTPPEEPELFAEFPTDLAPPPAVPAQIIPQVPVALSNLNLLSDEPPKVPEVDWVITVEEKRNFDMIFKRSDLDNDDLVSGLEIKDIFLQSGVSQACLAHIWALCDTKQTGKLNSEQFALALWLVERKKKGIDPPSVLPPNMVPPSMRGAEAVEAPAMVPSKTPEPTYSNPELKMMAEEIEKIVTERRALEREMSQRAADIVIKTGEIRSLQKEMDTLTATLKQLEHQKVEAQKRLNDLQDQVKKINEQCVKQEETIKEQEAEVNARRSQLQSLKDEEMNLSKEYDQNTKELEGLTLQLQDTQLQISQMKAMITQLQESQRQMRDALDSCNSAIESGDPDIVSDYYLKLNPDFREVREQMETESKPKESPPVSTSYSFDNKFEDDPFKPKTDDSWGDHPSGFDDSFDTPFNGQSKGHSDAFGDAFGGTGNTNSAPTAGSETKDKFDEDPFAILHAPTTGGAPNLHTNIAPSSQMAYRSTSPIPALPPKKSKQPPPRPAPPKSIQTKVKQFESESNDFANFADFNKHVNDFSDDPFKNYRYEDPFHIADPFGEDVK, from the exons ATGAATGAGCCAATTAATTTGGCAAAG GTTGCTGGGAAGTATGGGGCAATCTATGAGGCATACTACAACAAAGCCAACCCCAAGGGAACACCCGGAATTGGGGCCATGGAAGCTGCGACCTTCCTCAAGAAATCCACCCTCAGTGACGTTGTCCTGAGTCGA ATATGGGACTTGTCGGATCCCCAGGGGAGGGGCTTTCTCGATAAGAATGGCTTCTACACAGCCCTGAAGCTCGTTGCCCTTGCTCAGGAGGGTGAAACGATTGCAATGAAGAACATTTACATGGAAACACGGAATCCTCCGAAAGTTGGTGACATCCCCAAGATCCCACCGCAGGTGCCTCCACCGGCAGCCTCAATGCTCAATCCTGGATCCGTCGAGTGGGCCATGAGTGCCGTGGATGAGGCAAAATACAAGAAAACCTTCAATTCCCTTCATCCGGAGAATGGCCTTCTGCCGGGGAATAAGGTCAAGGGTGTTCTCTTGGAGTCAAAACTCCCCATGGATACACTCGGCAAGATCTGGGATCTAGCGGATCAGGACAAGGATGGGAGTTTGGATGTCTACGAATTCAGTGTG GCGATGCACCTTGTTTACCACGCTCTGCAGAAGCGTCACATTCCAGCTGCACTTCCAAAGGCTCTCCAGAAGAATGCCATAAAGTCCACACCGGCTCCACCCACACCACCCGAGGAGCCGGAACTCTTTGCGGAATTCCCCACGGATCTTGCTCCACCACCGGCAGTGCCAGCGCAGATCATTCCACAGGTCCCCGTGGCTCTGTCAAATCTCAATTTGCTTTCGGATGAGCCACCAAAGGTGCCGGAAGTGGATTGGGTGATTACGGTGGAGGAGAAGAGGAATTTCGATATGATTTTCAAGCGGAGCGACTTGGACAACGATGATTTGGTGTCTGGACTTGAGATTAAGGATATTTTCCTGCAGTCGGGTGTGTCTCAGGCCTGTCTGGCCCACATTTGGGCACTGTGTGATACAAAGCAGACGGGTAAGCTGAATTCGGAGCAATTTGCCCTGGCTCTGTGGCTGGTGGAGCGGAAAAAGAAGGGTATCGATCCACCGAGTGTGCTCCCACCCAATATGGTGCCGCCGAGTATGAGGGGGGCAGAAGCCGTGGAAGCCCCGGCGATGGTGCCGTCAAAAACCCCGGAGCCGACTTACTCAAATCCCGAACTGAAGATGATGGCGGAGGAGATTGAGAAGATTGTTACGGAACGGCGGGCCCTTGAGCGGGAGATGTCTCAGCGGGCAGCGGATATTGTGATTAAGACGGGTGAGATAAGGAGTCTGCAGAAGGAGATGGACACTTTAACGGCAACACTGAAGCAGCTGGAGCACCAGAAGGTGGAAGCTCAGAAGCGCCTCAATGATTTGCAGGATCAAGTGAAGAAGATTAATGAGCAGTGCGTGAAGCAGGAGGAAACGATTAAGGAGCAGGAAGCTGAGGTGAATGCACGACGGTCACAGTTGCAGAGCCTCAAGGATGAGGAGATGAATCTGTCGAAGGAGTATGACCAAAATACCAAAGAACTCGAGGGTTTAACCCTCCAACTCCAGGATACTCAATTGCAAATCAGTCAGATGAAGGCAATGATTACGCAGCTGCAGGAGAGTCAGCGACAGATGCGAGATGCCCTTGATTCCTGCAATTCTGCCATTGAGTCTGGGGATCCGGATATTGTGTCTGATTACTATCTCAAACTCAATCCGGACTTCCGTGAGGTTAGGGAGCAAATGGAGACAGAGAGTAAGCCCAAGGAGTCCCCGCCGGTTTCCACATCATACTCATTTGATAACAAATTCGAAGATg ATCCCTTCAAACCCAAGACGGATGATTCTTGGGGCGATCATCCATCAGGATTCGATGATAGCTTCGATACACCCTTTAATGGGCAATCAAAGGGGCATAGTGACGCCTTTGGGGATGCCTTCGGCGGGACAGGAAACACAAATTCAGCCCCAACGGCGGGAAGTGAGACGAAAGATAAATTCGACGAGGATCCTTTTGCAATTCTGCACGCACCCACGACGGGTGGGGCACCGAATTTGCACACAAACATTGCACCAAGCTCACAAATGGCATACAGATCAACTTCACCCATTCCAGCGCTGCCACCTAAGAAGTCAAAGCAGCCACCACCGAGACCAGCACCACCTAAATCAATTCAG ACTAAAGTGAAACAATTCGAGTCAGAATCAAATGATTTCGCGAATTTCGCTGACTTCAATAag CACGTCAACGATTTTAGCGATGATCCATTCAAAAATTATCGCTATGAAGATCCATTCCATATTGCTGATCCTTTTGGGGAGGATGTGAAGTGA